From the Sebastes umbrosus isolate fSebUmb1 chromosome 2, fSebUmb1.pri, whole genome shotgun sequence genome, one window contains:
- the myo5aa gene encoding unconventional myosin-Va isoform X5: MSLHAAGGLAQTGAKGHSVREDRDTAMAASELYTKCARVWIPDAEEVWKSAELTKDYKNGDVSLQLTLEDGANIEHKLDPKTKNLPYLRNPDILVGENDLTALSYLHEPAVLHNLKVRFIDSKLIYTYCGIVLVAINPYESLPIYGSDIINAYSGQNMGDMDPHIFAVAEEAYKQMARDERNQSIIVSGESGAGKTVSAKYAMRYFATVSGTTSEANVEQKVLASNPIMEAIGNAKTTRNDNSSRFGKYIEIGFDTRYRIIGANMRTYLLEKSRVVFQADEERNYHIFYQLCASSHLPEFKNLRLSSANDFLYTRQGRSPVIDGVDDTKELSTTRNAFTLLGVNESYQMGLFQVLAAILHLGNVEIKDKDSDSSVIPPNNRHLTAFCELVGVTYQDMSQWLCHRKLKTATETYIKTIPRLQATNARDALSKHIYAKLFNWIVEHVNKALITNFKQHSFIGVLDIYGFETFEINSFEQFCINYANEKLQQQFNMHVFKLEQEEYMREQIPWTLIDFYDNQPCINLIEAKMGVLDLLDEECKMPKGSDDSWAQKLYNTHLKTCSLFEKPRMSNRAFIIQHFADKVEYQCDGFLEKNKDTVNEEQINVLKASKKFDLLVELFQDEGKATSPTGQVAGSGGRTRLSIKPAAKGRDKSSKEHKKTVGCQFRNSLHMLMETLNATTPHYVRCIKPNDFKMAFTFDPKRAVQQLRACGVLETIRISAAGFPSRWTYQEFFSRYRVLMKQKDVLQDKKQTCRIVLERLVQDPDKYQFGKTKIFFRAGQVAYLEKLRAEKLRAACIRIQKTIRCWLARKKYLRKRSAAITIQRFTRGYQARCLAKFMRRTQAATIIQKYQRMVVERKRYRQKQAAALVMQTILRAYMARQKYQALLREVKMVIIQKRVRGWLARCWYKRCLESIVYLQCCMRRMKARRELKKLKVEARSVEHFKKLNKGMENKIMQLQRKIDEQNKDHRLTSEKLVGLETTYTTESEKMRGELGRLRGVEEDAKNKGNQVSSLLEELEKLRKELSSTQKEKKTIEDWAKTYRDEMEKMVSELKEQNGSLKKDKDDLNRSIQEQSQQMTEKMARAIVEETQQLETDLNEERSRYQNLLTEHLRLEEKYDDLKEEVVSSNVHKHGHRRTDSTHSSNESEYTYNSEYAETEEGSRASEDVTRGIDTSLTLKLQKRLTELEQEKQSLRNELENKEDQFQRARARDDVEFKKARGAELEYESLKRQELESENKKLKHDLVEIRQSLLGKAGTGAGAPGSPAYKVVLEQLNASCEELEVRKEEVLILRSQLVSQKEAMHHKDEKETMTEPSVYVEDVSKLKDAGELKQAYVGLKDTNRLLEHQLQTQRRGYDSEVESLRGELQNVKEENNRQQQLLAQNLQLPPEARIEASLQHEITRLTNENLELLAEDPTASQEARVIILRRMVDLMEQLEKQDRTIRKLKKQLKVYSKRIGEMGAGQTEVQTSPGQMVDEPIHPVNIPRREKDFQGMLEYKKEDELKLVKNLILELKPRGVAVNLIPGLPAYILFMCLRHADYVNDDQKVRTLLTSTINSIKKILKKRGDDFETVSFWLANTCRFLHCLKQYSGDEAFMKHNTQRQKEHCLANFDLAEYRQVISDLAIQIYQQLIKCMENFLQPMIVSGMLEHETIQGVSGVKPTGLRKRTSSIAEEGTYTLDSILRQLSAFHSTMCQHGTDPELIKQVVKQQFYIIGAVTLNNLLLRKDMCSWSKGMQIRYNVSQLEEWLRDKGLMICGAKETLEPLIQAAQLLQVKKKTDEDAEAICSMCLALTTAQIVKVLNLYTPVNEFEERVSVSFIRTIQTRLRDRCESPQLLMDTKMIYPVTFPFSPSSLALETIQIPGSLNLAFLTRV; the protein is encoded by the exons GAATCGTTCTGGTGGCCATCAACCCGTATGAGTCGCTGCCAATCTACGGGTCAGACATCATCAATGCCTACAGCGGTCAGAATATGGGAGACATGGACCCGCATATCTTCGCTGTGGCAGAGGAGGCTTACAAACAGATGgccag GGACGAGAGGAACCAGTCGATCATTGTGAGCGGGGAGTCCGGAGCAGGAAAGACGGTATCAGCCAAATACGCCATGAGATACTTCGCCACGGTCAGCGGCACCACCAGCGAGGCCAACGTGGAGCAGAAAGTCTTGGCTTCCAACCCCATCATGGAG gCCATTGGAAATGCAAAGACCACCCGAAATGACAACAGCAGTCGCTTTGGGAAATACATCGAGATCGGCTTCGACACCCGCTACCGTATCATCGGCGCCAACATGAGAACATACCTGCTGGAGAAATCACGAGTGGTGTTTCAG GCGGACGAGGAGAGGAATTATCATATCTTCTATCAGCTCTGTGCATCGTCACATCTGCCTGAGTTCAAGAATCTGAGGCTGA GCAGTGCAAACGACTTCTTGTACACCAGGCAGGGCCGCAGCCCCGTTATCGACGGCGTGGACGACACCAAGGAGCTGTCCACCACTCGCAATGCCTTCACATTGCTCG GTGTTAATGAGTCCTATCAGATGGGATTGTTCCAGGTTTTGGCTGCTATTCTTCATCTGGGAAACGTGGAGATAAAGGACAAAGACTCAGACAGCAGCGTCATTCCT CCCAACAATCGCCACCTGACAGCGTTCTGCGAGTTGGTAGGCGTGACCTACCAGGACATGTCTCAGTGGCTGTGCCACAGGAAGCTGAAGACGGCCACAGAGACGTACATCAAGACCATCCCCCGCCTGCAGGCCACCAACGCACGTGACGCACTGTCCAAACACATTTACGCCAAGCTCTTCAACTGGATCGTTGAGCACGTTAACAAAGCCCTCATCACCAATTTCAAACAGCACTCCTTCATCGGGGTCCTCGACATCTACGG GTTTGAGACGTTTGAGATCAACAGCTTTGAGCAGTTCTGTATCAACTACGCTAATGAGAAACTCCAGCAACAGTTCAACATG catgtgttcaagctggagcaggaggagtACATGAGGGAGCAGATCCCCTGGACTCTGATCGACTTCTACGACAATCAGCCCTGCATCAACCTCATAGAAGCCAAGATGGGCGTCCTGGACCTGTTGGACGAGGAGTGCAAG ATGCCGAAAGGTTCGGATGACTCGTGGGCTCAGAAGCTCTACAACACCCACCTAAAGACCTGCTCCCTCTTCGAGAAGCCACGCATGTCCAACCGCGCTTTCATCATTCAACATTTTGCTGACAAG GTGGAATACCAGTGTGACGGTTTCCTGGAGAAGAACAAGGACACGGTGAATGAAGAGCAGATCAACGTGCTGAAGGCTAGCAAG AAG tttgacctgctggtggagcTGTTCCAGGACGAGGGGAAAGCCACCAGCCCCACTGGTCAGGTCGCTGGCAGCGGAGGCCGGACCCGCCTCAGCATCAAACCTGCCGCGAAGGGCCGCGACAAGAGCAGCAAGGAGCACAAGAAGACTGTTGGCTGCCAG TTTCGTAACTCGCTGCACATGCTGATGGAAACTTTGAACGCAACCACTCCGCACTATGTCCGCTGCATCAAACCCAACGACTTCAAGATGGCCTTCAC GTTTGATCCTAAACGTGCGGTGCAGCAGCTCAGAGCCTGCGGTGTTCTGGAAACCATCCGCATCTCTGCTGCAGGTTTCCCATCCAG atgGACGTACCAGGAGTTCTTCAGCCGTTACAGAGTGCTGATGAAGCAGAAGGACGTGTTACAAGATAAGAAGCAGACCTGCAGAATTGTTCTGGAGCGACTGGTGCAG GACCCGGATAAATACCAGTTTGGTAAGACCAAGATCTTCTTCAGGGCCGGCCAGGTCGCCTACCTGGAGAAGCTGAGGGCGGAGAAGTTGCGTGCCGCCTGCATTCGCATCCAGAAAACCATCCGCTGCTGGCTGGCGCGCAAGAAGTATCTGCGCAAGCGCAGCGCTGCCATCACCATCCAGAGGTTCACCAGAGGATACCAGGCTCGCTG CCTGGCCAAGTTCATGCGTCGCACGCAGGCGGCTACAATCATCCAGAAATACCAGAGGATGGTCGTGGAGAGGAAACGCTACAGGCAGAAGCAGGCTGCCGCTCTGGTCATGCAGACGATCCTCAGAGCTTACATGGCCCGGCAGAAGTACCAGGCG ttACTGCGGGAGGTCAAGATGGTGATCATTCAGAAGCGCGTCCGTGGCTGGTTGGCTCGGTGCTGGTACAAGCGCTGCCTCGAATCCATCGTCTACCTGCAGTGCTGCATGCGCAGGATGAAGGCCAGACGCGAGTTGAAGAAGCTAAAGGTCGAGGCTCGCTCAGTGGAGCACTTCAAGAAACTCAACAAAGGCATGGAGAACAAGATCATGCAGCTGCAGAGGAAAATCGACGAGCAG AACAAGGACCACCGCTTGACAAGCGAGAAGCTAGTCGGTCTGGAGACTACCTACACGACGGAGAGCGAGAAGATGCGTGGCGAGCTGGGCCGGCTGCGAGGGGTAGAAGAGGACGCCAAGAACAAAGGCAACCAGGTGTCCTcgctgctggaggagctggagaagcTGAGGAAGGAGCTGAgctccacacagaaggagaagaagaccaTCGAGGACTGGGCGAAAACCTACAGGGACGAAATGGAGAAA atgGTCTCGGAGCTGAAGGAGCAGAACGGCTCGCTGAAGAAAGACAAGGACGACTTGAACAGGTCGATTCAGGAACAGAGTCAGCAGATGACAG AGAAAATGGCCCGTGCGATAGTGGAGGAGACTCAGCAGCTGGAGACGGATCTGAACGAGGAGCGATCTCGCTACCAGAATCTCCTGACAGAACACCTTCGCCTCGAGGAGAAATACGACGACTTGAAGGAGGAGGTGGTTTCCTCG AACGTCCACAAGCATGGCCACAGGAGAACAGATTCCACCCACAGCAGCAACGAATCAGAGTACACCTACAATTCAGAGTATGCCGAAACGGAAGAAGGTTCCCGTGCCTCCGAA GATGTGACACGAGGAATAGACACCTCGCTGACTCTCAAGCTGCAGAAACGTCTCACAGAACTCGAGCAAGAGAAGCAGTCGCTGCGCAACGAACTGGAAAACAAAGAGGACCAGTTCCAGCGGGCTAGAGCCAGG GATGACGTAGAGTTTAAAAAGGCTCGCGGTGCAGAGCTGGAGTACGAGTCCCTGAAG CGTCAGGAGCTGGAGTCGGAGAACAAGAAACTGAAACATGACCTGGTGGAGATTAGACAAAGCCTGCTGGGTAAAGCAGGTACAGGCGCCGGGGCCCCGGGCTCGCCAGCTTACAAGGTGGTGTTGGAGCAGCTCAACGCCTCCTGCGAGGAGCTGGAGGTCCGTAAGGAGGAGGTGCTGATCCTGCGCTCCCAGCTGGTCAGCCAGAAGGAAGCCATGCACCACAAG GATGAGAAG GAGACCATGACCGAGCCTTCTGTCTATGTCGAGGACGTGTCCAAACTGAAGGACGCTGGTGAACTCAAGCAAGCTTACGTAGGCCTCAAAGACACCAACAG GTTACTGGAGCACCAGCTGCAGACTCAGCGGAGAGGTTACGATAGCGAGGTGGAGTCGTTGCGCGGCGAGCTGCAGAATGTCAAGGAGGAGAACAACCGTCAGCAGCAGCTCTTGGCCCAAAACCTCCAGCTGCCTCCGGAGGCCCGAATCGAAGCCAGTCTGCAACACGAGATCACTCGGCTCACCAACGAGAACCTG GAACTCCTGGCTGAAGACCCCACAGCGTCCCAAGAGGCTCGAGTCATCATTTTACGACGGATGGTT GATCTAATGGAGCAGCTGGAGAAGCAGGACCGAACCATCCGCAAGCTCAAGAAGCAGCTGAAGGTTTACTCCAAGAGGATCGGAGAGATGGGGG CGGGTCAAACCGAGGTACAGACGTCTCCGGGACAGATGGTGGATGAGCCGATTCACCCCGTCAACATTCCCCGCAGGGAGAAAGATTTCCAAGGGATGCTGGAGTACAAGAAGGAGGATGAGCTCAAGCTGGTCAAGAATCTCATCCTCG AGCTGAAGCCTCGTGGTGTAGCCGTGAATCTGATCCCAGGTCTGCCAGCCTACATCCTGTTCATGTGTCTGAGACATGCGGACTACGTCAACGATGACCAGAAGGTCCGCACCCTGCTCACCTCAACCATCAACAGTATTAAGAAGATCCTAAag AAACGAGGAGACGACTTTGAGACGGTCTCCTTCTGGTTGGCTAACACCTGCCGCTTCTTACACTGTCTGAAACAATACAGCGGAGACGAG GCCTTCATGAAGcacaacacacagaggcagaaaGAACACTGTCTGGCCAACTTCGACCTGGCAGAGTACAGACAGGTGATCAGTGACCTGGCCATCCAGATCTACCAGCAGCTGATCAAATGCATGGAGAACTTCCTCCAGCCCATGAtag TCTCTGGCATGCTGGAACACGAGACCATCCAGGGCGTGTCGGGCGTGAAGCCCACGGGTCTCCGGAAGCGGACATCTAGTATCGCTGAAGAGGGCACCTACACTCTGGACTCCATCCTGCGGCAGCTCAGCGCCTTCCACTCCACCATGTGCCAGCACGGCACCGACCCCGAGCTCATCAAGCAGGTGGTGAAGCAGCAGTTTTACATCATCGGAGCCGTCACCCTCAACAACCTGCTGCTGCGCAAGGACATGTGCTCCTGGAGCAAAGGCATGCAGATCAG gtacAATGTGAGCCAGCTGGAGGAGTGGCTCAGAGACAAAGGTCTGATGATATGCGGAGCCAAGGAGACTCTGGAGCCTCTGATCCAGGCCGCTCAGCTGCtgcaggtgaagaagaagactgaCGAGGATGCCGAGGCCATCTGCTCCATGTGCCTGGCCCTCACCACCGCTCAG ATCGTGAAGGTCCTGAACCTCTACACTCCCGTCAACGAGTTTGAGGAAAGAGTATCAGTCTCATTCATAAGAACCATACAG ACTCGCTTGCGAGACCGTTGTGAGAGTCCCCAGTTGCTGATGGACACGAAGATGATTTACCCGGTCACGTTCCCGTTCAGCCCTTCCTCCCTCGCCCTGGAAACCATCCAGATCCCCGGCTCGCTCAACCTGGCGTTCCTCACCCGCGTCTAA